The following coding sequences are from one Paenibacillus sp. JDR-2 window:
- a CDS encoding cell wall hydrolase, with translation MAVVKARSQDIDMLARLLRAEAETEGEMGMLLVGNVGINRIRGNCSDFKNIRTIPQMIEQPHAFEALQHSLYYQSSRERERRLAQRAVNGERNWPGEFSLWYFRPGSFENPGPCPPTWYDQPLVGRWKKHCFYQPTVKECENIYNT, from the coding sequence ATGGCAGTTGTAAAAGCCAGGAGTCAGGATATCGATATGTTGGCAAGGCTGCTCCGTGCTGAAGCGGAGACCGAAGGCGAGATGGGCATGCTGCTTGTTGGAAATGTCGGCATTAACCGAATAAGAGGAAATTGCTCCGACTTTAAAAATATCCGAACAATTCCCCAAATGATTGAGCAGCCTCATGCGTTCGAAGCATTGCAGCATAGTCTGTACTATCAAAGTTCAAGAGAGAGGGAACGCCGTCTGGCGCAACGGGCAGTAAATGGGGAGCGGAATTGGCCAGGCGAATTTTCTCTATGGTATTTCCGGCCAGGATCGTTCGAAAATCCCGGACCATGTCCGCCAACTTGGTATGATCAGCCCCTTGTAGGACGCTGGAAGAAGCACTGCTTCTATCAACCGACCGTTAAAGAATGTGAAAATATATATAATACGTAA
- a CDS encoding ABC transporter permease, with translation MNSFWTVAGFTMKNKFKGKSFLITTLIFVVILCIGSNLPYIISLFDKNSDKASNIGYAIDARAVEGTKIAEQLRQTYAGQDKPAIKLIEYPDTGSTEQNEKTLKAAVADKKIKGYLLFGPVSETGLPTVTYKSEKLMDEKTSQALEQGIQIVKTDIVLKDSGLTDQQKSMLLNPVVINTMQIAASDGAGGAGNGKTESQQGVDMGFVTLLLLLLFFGIMVSGQMIASEITAEKSSRVMEIIVTSVSPLKQMFGKIFGMFVVSLTQIVAYLVVVIININLPHNNSAFMQYNIDLSKVDPLLLVYGLLFYVMGFLLYASLFAAVGSIVSRTEDLGQAVMPITMLSLAGFYITTFSISNPDTMLVKVTSFIPFFSPFVMLLRVGLANPPIWQVIVSIAILLVSIYAAGWLSAKIYRTGVLLYGKRPSWKELRKAMKAYKV, from the coding sequence ATGAATAGTTTCTGGACGGTAGCAGGCTTTACGATGAAGAACAAGTTTAAAGGAAAATCCTTTTTAATTACTACGTTGATCTTTGTCGTCATCTTATGTATCGGTTCAAATCTGCCTTATATTATTTCTTTGTTTGATAAAAACAGCGATAAAGCATCTAACATTGGTTATGCCATTGATGCGCGAGCAGTTGAAGGCACCAAAATCGCGGAGCAGCTGCGCCAAACGTACGCGGGTCAAGATAAGCCGGCAATCAAGCTGATCGAGTATCCGGATACAGGCTCCACGGAGCAGAACGAGAAGACGTTAAAAGCCGCCGTTGCGGATAAGAAAATTAAGGGTTACCTGCTATTTGGTCCTGTCAGCGAGACGGGCTTGCCTACCGTAACTTATAAATCCGAGAAGCTGATGGACGAGAAAACGTCGCAGGCGCTGGAGCAGGGCATCCAAATTGTAAAAACCGACATTGTCCTGAAGGACAGCGGCTTGACGGATCAGCAAAAATCTATGCTGCTAAATCCTGTTGTTATTAATACGATGCAGATCGCGGCAAGCGACGGTGCAGGCGGAGCTGGCAATGGCAAGACCGAGTCGCAGCAAGGCGTGGATATGGGCTTTGTAACCCTTCTCTTGCTGCTCTTGTTCTTCGGTATTATGGTTTCGGGCCAAATGATTGCCTCGGAAATTACGGCGGAGAAAAGCTCGCGCGTAATGGAGATCATCGTCACTAGCGTATCGCCGCTAAAACAAATGTTTGGCAAAATTTTCGGAATGTTTGTGGTAAGCCTAACGCAAATTGTAGCTTACTTGGTGGTTGTCATTATCAACATCAACCTGCCGCATAACAACTCGGCGTTCATGCAATATAATATTGATCTTTCGAAAGTGGATCCGCTTCTGCTCGTATATGGCTTGCTGTTCTATGTGATGGGCTTTCTGTTATACGCGTCTTTGTTCGCAGCGGTTGGTTCCATCGTCAGCCGTACCGAGGATCTGGGCCAAGCGGTTATGCCCATTACCATGCTGTCGCTGGCAGGCTTCTACATTACCACGTTCAGCATTTCCAATCCGGATACGATGCTTGTAAAAGTCACTTCGTTTATCCCATTCTTCTCGCCTTTCGTCATGCTGCTTCGCGTTGGACTCGCCAACCCGCCAATCTGGCAGGTTATTGTATCCATCGCGATCCTCCTCGTAAGCATCTATGCAGCAGGCTGGTTGTCGGCAAAGATTTACCGTACCGGCGTTCTGCTCTACGGTAAGCGTCCGAGCTGGAAAGAATTAAGAAAGGCCATGAAGGCTTATAAAGTATAG
- a CDS encoding ABC transporter ATP-binding protein, producing the protein MKPLVVDRVHKQYGEKTAVNGISFEVEQGEIYGLLGANGAGKTTTMRMVLGLIYPDDGRILYNGQPYTKEQLSMLGYLPEERGLYPRVKVSDQLIYLAQLRGMNKKDADANLKRWLDRFEVPEYYGKRVEELSKGNQQKIQFIASVIHRPRIVILDEAFSGLDPVNVELLKSTVKELRDSGTSMLFSTHRMEHVEELCRNITILHRSNPVLQGSLRDIKKRYPREKVVLRTEGEVTGLEGLSGVTGVQKHEYGYEVGIAEESSASNILRHALEQTTIHKFEIMEPTLNEIFIKAVGGDLHE; encoded by the coding sequence ATGAAGCCATTAGTAGTAGATCGAGTGCATAAGCAATACGGGGAGAAGACGGCGGTTAACGGAATCAGCTTTGAGGTGGAACAAGGGGAAATTTACGGACTGCTGGGAGCTAACGGTGCAGGAAAAACCACCACGATGCGGATGGTTTTGGGATTGATCTATCCGGATGATGGCAGGATTTTGTACAACGGCCAGCCTTATACAAAGGAGCAGCTCAGCATGCTTGGTTACTTGCCGGAAGAACGCGGATTGTATCCTCGCGTTAAGGTAAGCGATCAGCTGATCTACCTGGCGCAGCTGCGCGGAATGAACAAGAAGGACGCGGATGCCAACCTTAAGCGTTGGCTGGACCGGTTCGAGGTTCCGGAATATTACGGCAAAAGAGTCGAGGAGCTGTCCAAAGGCAATCAGCAGAAAATCCAGTTTATCGCTTCGGTTATTCATCGTCCGCGTATCGTTATCCTGGACGAAGCTTTCAGCGGTCTTGACCCGGTTAACGTGGAGCTGTTGAAGTCTACGGTGAAGGAATTGCGGGATTCCGGAACTTCGATGCTGTTCTCGACGCACCGGATGGAGCATGTCGAGGAGCTGTGCCGCAACATTACGATTCTTCATCGTTCGAATCCTGTTCTGCAAGGCAGCTTAAGAGACATTAAGAAACGATATCCGCGGGAGAAGGTTGTTCTGCGCACGGAAGGCGAAGTTACCGGCCTTGAAGGGCTAAGCGGGGTAACCGGTGTGCAGAAGCATGAATACGGCTACGAGGTTGGGATTGCGGAGGAGAGCTCGGCGTCGAATATTTTGCGTCATGCCCTAGAGCAGACGACCATTCACAAGTTCGAGATTATGGAGCCGACATTAAACGAAATCTTTATTAAAGCGGTAGGCGGTGATTTGCATGAATAG
- a CDS encoding ABC transporter ATP-binding protein, with amino-acid sequence MTEHAISLKEVELRRTHFQLGPIQLEVPKGCVTAIVGPNGSGKSSTFKLILDLIKPQKGDIKLLGKNISEDEDWQTKSRVGFLPELFSPHDNRLKASAKTAFVKKWYPEWDVNRYQELLRLFEVDDGIKLGKMSKGMRRKYEFALILSHHPELLLLDEPSSGLDPLAWRTMIEVLHRYMEPGDRTILMASHIVEEVKRLADYIVFMIHGRVLGVYEKDELFGSWHAFYVHGEQVNRKRVQAMPGQCGIEDTGGGMLRVITRMAPDAEDWCGQEHITITHRQALQLDDILAILVEQERTRLRS; translated from the coding sequence ATGACCGAACATGCAATAAGTTTGAAGGAAGTAGAGCTGCGGCGGACGCATTTTCAACTGGGACCCATTCAGCTCGAAGTACCTAAGGGTTGTGTGACGGCAATTGTAGGGCCCAACGGCTCCGGTAAAAGCTCAACCTTCAAGCTCATTCTGGATTTGATAAAACCCCAGAAAGGAGATATTAAGCTTCTGGGCAAAAATATTTCCGAGGATGAAGACTGGCAGACGAAGAGCAGAGTCGGTTTTTTACCGGAGTTGTTTTCCCCGCATGATAATAGATTGAAGGCTTCTGCCAAGACGGCATTTGTGAAGAAGTGGTATCCCGAATGGGATGTAAACCGCTACCAGGAGTTGCTTCGGTTATTTGAAGTCGATGACGGCATCAAGCTTGGCAAGATGTCCAAGGGGATGCGGCGCAAGTACGAATTCGCGTTAATCCTGTCGCATCACCCGGAGCTGCTCCTATTGGATGAGCCTTCGTCAGGGCTTGACCCGCTCGCTTGGCGGACGATGATTGAGGTCCTTCACCGTTATATGGAGCCGGGTGACCGTACGATTCTGATGGCGTCCCATATTGTTGAAGAAGTGAAGCGTCTCGCAGATTATATCGTATTTATGATACACGGGCGCGTGCTAGGCGTATACGAGAAGGATGAGTTGTTCGGTAGCTGGCATGCCTTCTACGTGCATGGGGAGCAGGTTAACCGTAAGCGGGTTCAAGCGATGCCGGGACAATGCGGGATTGAGGACACTGGCGGCGGTATGCTCCGCGTCATTACGCGAATGGCTCCGGATGCCGAAGACTGGTGCGGGCAGGAACATATTACGATTACGCACCGGCAGGCTTTGCAGCTGGATGATATTTTGGCCATATTGGTTGAGCAGGAACGGACACGGCTCCGGTCATAG
- a CDS encoding GntR family transcriptional regulator, which translates to MWLPIHINEQSAEPLYYQIEVQLRALIVSGQLEEGILLPSIRELAQLLKCSVITVRRVYQDLENEGLLRTKQGTGTYVARIEQNAMDRYRLDAVTEALEAAVEAGKLVQCTREELTKLFQEVLDRKFGG; encoded by the coding sequence GTGTGGCTGCCAATTCATATTAACGAACAAAGCGCGGAACCGCTCTATTATCAGATTGAAGTACAGCTAAGAGCGCTAATCGTAAGCGGGCAGCTGGAAGAAGGAATTTTATTGCCCTCCATCCGGGAGCTGGCGCAGCTGCTCAAATGCAGTGTGATTACGGTGCGCCGGGTCTATCAGGATTTGGAGAATGAAGGGCTTCTCCGGACGAAGCAAGGAACCGGAACCTATGTAGCCCGGATTGAGCAGAATGCGATGGACCGGTACCGTTTGGACGCGGTTACGGAAGCACTCGAGGCGGCTGTTGAAGCCGGAAAGCTTGTGCAATGCACGCGGGAAGAGCTAACGAAGCTGTTCCAGGAAGTGCTAGATCGAAAGTTTGGAGGGTAA
- a CDS encoding DUF420 domain-containing protein, which yields MDKYTIFPTISTSFIVISAILVAIGWNLAIKRRLDQHKKVMIAAAIAALIFFIIYSSRTVLVGNTEWGGPDSLKPYYLTFLLFHIVLATVAAVFGITTLVLGFREKYAKHRKWGKVTSVIWFFTAITGVAVYILLYMMYPGGHTKPVIDAIFGW from the coding sequence TTGGACAAGTACACAATTTTTCCTACGATCAGTACGAGCTTTATCGTCATAAGCGCGATTCTGGTCGCGATCGGCTGGAATCTGGCTATTAAGCGGAGGCTCGATCAACATAAGAAAGTGATGATTGCCGCGGCAATTGCGGCGCTCATCTTCTTCATCATTTATTCGTCCCGGACCGTACTTGTCGGTAATACGGAATGGGGGGGACCGGATAGCTTAAAGCCTTATTACTTAACCTTCTTGTTGTTCCATATCGTTCTTGCAACGGTTGCAGCCGTATTTGGTATAACAACACTTGTGCTGGGCTTCAGGGAGAAATACGCAAAGCACAGGAAGTGGGGAAAAGTGACTTCGGTTATTTGGTTCTTTACGGCGATTACAGGCGTTGCCGTGTATATCCTTCTCTATATGATGTATCCTGGCGGTCATACCAAGCCGGTTATCGATGCGATTTTTGGCTGGTAA
- the ctaG gene encoding cytochrome c oxidase assembly factor CtaG: MLGLKYFSFEELWTPWFLFFMIALVILYFYLIGPWREKHAPHTDKATVWQKIMFVSAAVMFYLVQGGPFSLLGHMMFTFHMIDMSVSYLIVPPMLLLSVPAFIWQRMFAAQGWKKLRFMTHPIAAILTFNMLFSLYHVPLLNDYVMTHFWLHRLVYVILLIAAMLMWAQIANPVPEWNRLTDLKKMAYVFANGVLLTPACAFIIFASTPMYAVYSDPDTWVKAMGYCVSDPSQLLALFDGPQFFNLLASPEEDQQLGGIVMKLLQEFMYGVILAYIFYHWFKREHKDDDVTNATNEAPIELPNMNKGTV; encoded by the coding sequence ATGCTTGGCTTAAAGTATTTCAGCTTTGAAGAGTTGTGGACCCCATGGTTTCTGTTCTTCATGATCGCCCTTGTGATTCTCTACTTCTATCTGATTGGACCATGGCGGGAGAAGCATGCACCGCACACGGATAAGGCAACAGTCTGGCAGAAAATCATGTTTGTGAGCGCAGCGGTCATGTTCTACCTCGTGCAGGGAGGCCCATTCAGCTTGCTGGGCCACATGATGTTTACGTTCCACATGATAGACATGTCCGTCTCTTATTTGATTGTGCCTCCAATGCTGCTGCTCTCGGTACCCGCTTTCATCTGGCAGAGAATGTTCGCAGCCCAAGGCTGGAAGAAGTTACGCTTTATGACGCATCCGATTGCTGCGATTTTAACGTTTAATATGTTGTTCTCGCTCTATCATGTACCGCTTCTAAACGATTATGTTATGACGCATTTTTGGCTGCACCGGCTTGTTTATGTCATCTTGCTTATTGCTGCCATGTTAATGTGGGCACAGATTGCGAATCCGGTTCCGGAATGGAATCGCCTTACCGATCTGAAGAAGATGGCCTATGTATTTGCCAACGGCGTACTTCTGACGCCGGCTTGTGCTTTTATTATTTTCGCGAGCACGCCGATGTATGCGGTATATAGCGATCCCGATACTTGGGTAAAAGCTATGGGCTATTGCGTAAGTGATCCCTCGCAGCTGCTTGCGCTGTTCGACGGGCCACAGTTCTTTAACCTACTGGCAAGTCCGGAGGAGGATCAGCAGCTTGGCGGTATCGTCATGAAGCTGCTGCAAGAGTTCATGTACGGCGTCATTCTGGCTTATATCTTCTACCACTGGTTTAAACGCGAGCATAAGGATGATGATGTAACAAATGCGACAAATGAAGCGCCAATAGAACTGCCCAACATGAACAAAGGCACGGTATAA
- a CDS encoding cytochrome C oxidase subunit IV family protein has translation MASNHTTEEQRPVRHKVEGPKKHIVAFIFSILLTLIAFAAVAGGEINTDFIYIILIGCAILQVFVQMAFWMHMKDRGHTFAIIGILFGVFVVFTCVIMAEYWAWW, from the coding sequence ATGGCAAGCAATCATACCACGGAGGAACAACGTCCGGTTCGTCATAAGGTTGAAGGACCTAAGAAACACATCGTTGCCTTTATCTTCTCGATCCTGTTGACACTGATCGCTTTCGCGGCTGTCGCCGGCGGTGAGATTAACACCGACTTTATCTACATCATTCTTATCGGCTGCGCAATCTTGCAAGTATTTGTACAGATGGCGTTCTGGATGCATATGAAGGATCGCGGTCATACGTTCGCGATAATCGGTATCCTGTTTGGCGTATTCGTTGTATTCACGTGTGTCATCATGGCAGAATATTGGGCTTGGTGGTAA
- a CDS encoding cytochrome (ubi)quinol oxidase subunit III gives MSAHSHTEGQLPHEPEKATLEGRNKILGFWLFLGAETVLFGTLFSAFLALRDQVLDGPKSQELFELPLVALATGLLLTSSLTSVFATQALHQQKVKAMVWWLVVTVILGLGFLGLEIYEFSNYVHEGHGFTTSAFSSSFYTLVGFHGAHVAFGIVWISLLIGQLLKKGLTVTTAPKAYVAGIYWHFIDVVWVFIFTVVYLMGKVG, from the coding sequence ATGAGTGCACATTCCCATACTGAAGGCCAATTGCCTCATGAGCCTGAAAAAGCAACCCTCGAGGGTCGCAATAAGATTCTTGGTTTCTGGTTATTCCTTGGTGCGGAAACGGTATTGTTCGGAACGCTCTTCTCGGCGTTCCTTGCTCTCCGCGACCAAGTGCTCGACGGTCCGAAGTCGCAAGAGCTGTTCGAGCTTCCGCTCGTTGCGCTTGCAACCGGCTTGCTTCTGACTTCCTCGCTTACAAGCGTATTCGCAACTCAAGCTCTACACCAGCAAAAGGTAAAAGCAATGGTCTGGTGGCTGGTCGTTACGGTTATTCTGGGTCTTGGCTTCCTTGGTCTGGAGATTTACGAGTTCTCGAATTACGTTCATGAGGGACATGGATTTACAACGAGCGCATTCAGCTCCTCGTTCTACACATTGGTTGGCTTCCACGGCGCTCACGTAGCGTTTGGTATCGTGTGGATCTCGCTTCTGATCGGACAATTGCTGAAGAAAGGCCTGACGGTTACAACTGCTCCAAAAGCATACGTTGCCGGCATCTACTGGCACTTTATCGACGTTGTCTGGGTATTTATCTTCACCGTCGTTTACCTGATGGGAAAGGTGGGCTAA